A region of Halopiger xanaduensis SH-6 DNA encodes the following proteins:
- a CDS encoding SPL family radical SAM protein produces MELTWEAGDSWFERTYAVENDDNQTVETLGSQPTLNELRKIERQYGDPTERLDLWQAGLLCADCSSEINDRFAANPAGEILCWDCAMDTDSTTQNGLRVNTDPTKSVMSESHLHTKSLCDHVINVATGCRHGCEFCYVPTTPAIDNRDGMLTDQADVNDPQIDWGSYLLYRDDLPERLHQVLENRDPSERKQTKRGRGIVMLSSGTDCYQDRRTAQITRGVVTELITHDIPVRILSRSPALVRDIDLFRVAGDRITVGSSIPSFEAPLVKAMEPNASPPIKRWEALDQLQQAGVPVFVSMSPTYPTMDEDDFHELLSYFRALGEIVVFHEPINPRGKNFQQCLEAASDSGYDEVAAELQQMRDDRQYWVEYALEQLNTVQQVATRFDGLHVHSWPDDELIRSTSGQLQSKLKAMQQAVSPESFGPIKPESQSSQSELLESHQSFQQLI; encoded by the coding sequence ATGGAGCTTACTTGGGAAGCGGGCGACAGTTGGTTCGAACGAACATATGCTGTGGAGAACGATGACAATCAGACAGTCGAAACGCTCGGAAGCCAGCCGACCCTCAACGAGCTCCGTAAAATTGAGCGCCAATACGGCGATCCGACTGAACGATTAGATCTGTGGCAAGCAGGCCTTCTCTGTGCTGACTGTAGTAGTGAGATCAACGATCGGTTCGCGGCCAATCCAGCAGGAGAGATTCTTTGTTGGGATTGTGCGATGGACACTGACAGTACAACGCAAAACGGGCTCCGTGTCAATACTGATCCGACGAAATCGGTGATGAGCGAGTCTCATCTTCATACAAAGAGTCTCTGTGATCACGTTATCAATGTCGCAACCGGTTGCCGTCATGGGTGCGAGTTCTGCTACGTACCAACAACCCCAGCAATTGACAACCGAGACGGAATGCTCACGGACCAAGCCGATGTCAATGACCCACAGATTGACTGGGGCAGTTATCTACTGTATCGCGACGATCTACCGGAACGACTCCACCAAGTCCTTGAGAATCGTGATCCGAGTGAACGAAAGCAAACAAAACGAGGACGCGGTATTGTTATGCTCTCAAGCGGCACCGACTGTTACCAAGATCGTCGAACTGCTCAGATCACGCGAGGCGTTGTGACTGAACTTATAACTCACGACATTCCGGTGCGGATCCTCAGTCGTAGCCCAGCGCTTGTTCGCGATATTGATCTCTTCCGAGTAGCTGGCGACCGCATTACAGTTGGGTCATCGATTCCGTCATTTGAGGCGCCACTTGTCAAGGCGATGGAACCAAACGCTTCACCGCCGATCAAGCGCTGGGAAGCTCTTGATCAACTCCAGCAGGCAGGTGTGCCAGTCTTTGTCTCAATGTCACCAACGTATCCAACGATGGATGAAGACGACTTCCACGAGCTACTAAGCTACTTCCGAGCGCTGGGAGAGATCGTTGTCTTCCATGAACCAATCAACCCTCGTGGAAAGAACTTCCAGCAGTGTCTAGAAGCAGCTTCTGACTCCGGCTACGATGAAGTTGCTGCAGAACTCCAACAAATGCGTGACGACCGTCAGTACTGGGTCGAGTACGCACTCGAACAACTAAATACGGTCCAACAAGTGGCAACACGGTTTGACGGACTACACGTCCACTCATGGCCTGACGATGAACTCATTCGATCGACGAGCGGACAACTGCAATCAAAACTCAAGGCGATGCAACAAGCCGTTTCACCGGAGTCGTTTGGGCCGATTAAACCAGAAAGTCAATCATCCCAGTCTGAACTATTGGAGAGTCACCAGTCGTTCCAACAACTAATATAG
- a CDS encoding three-Cys-motif partner protein TcmP, translated as MPLDDSDPEKWHMKEHTEVKHRILRKYLTTWTRIVSSANPEVHYFDGFAGRARYEDGEPGSPLLAIDVADRNGDVFDTFHCTFNDYDFDNYEILKDETDKKVKGCENENKIKHTCFNEKFEEIALPVLESDAYSDLPSMVFIDPFGYSGTPFNIISKIMNIQESGNEVFFNFMVDKIRRFLNDNEKAETITRAFGSDDWKDIRQYSDRKKQEEEILKLYVSQLKSDADVEYVFPFQMKHPDKDVTLYYLIHATNHFKGFKVMKDVMFNEGDDDNFAYLGSDHYGYEDEQTNLFEATASEDIRVKELRERLLDVYDGSTVTFGDLLKYTYRRTDLVEPHCRSALETLETKDKIRVDRGDSDRGFKEEYEIEFKPQNQRLTDFS; from the coding sequence ATGCCTCTTGACGATTCTGATCCTGAGAAATGGCACATGAAGGAGCATACCGAAGTGAAACATCGGATCCTCAGGAAATACTTGACAACTTGGACTCGCATTGTGAGCAGCGCGAATCCAGAAGTCCACTATTTTGATGGCTTCGCGGGTCGAGCGAGATATGAAGATGGTGAACCTGGCTCTCCTCTTCTCGCGATTGATGTAGCAGATCGAAATGGCGATGTTTTTGATACTTTCCACTGTACATTCAACGACTATGATTTTGATAATTACGAGATTCTGAAAGATGAAACGGATAAGAAAGTTAAAGGATGCGAAAACGAAAATAAGATCAAGCATACCTGTTTCAATGAGAAGTTTGAGGAGATCGCACTACCTGTTCTAGAGTCGGATGCTTATTCTGACCTCCCCAGTATGGTTTTCATTGATCCCTTCGGTTATTCTGGTACTCCATTCAATATCATCTCTAAAATTATGAATATCCAAGAAAGTGGTAATGAGGTCTTCTTTAATTTCATGGTCGATAAAATCCGTCGCTTCTTAAATGATAACGAGAAAGCGGAAACCATAACACGAGCCTTCGGATCTGATGACTGGAAGGACATTCGGCAGTATTCGGATCGGAAAAAGCAAGAAGAGGAAATATTGAAATTATACGTATCGCAACTGAAGTCGGATGCAGATGTGGAATACGTGTTCCCCTTCCAAATGAAACACCCTGATAAAGATGTCACTTTATATTATCTAATTCATGCTACAAATCATTTTAAGGGATTTAAAGTTATGAAAGATGTCATGTTCAATGAGGGGGATGATGATAATTTCGCTTATTTAGGGTCTGACCACTATGGGTATGAAGATGAGCAAACTAATCTCTTCGAAGCTACTGCCTCCGAAGACATTCGCGTGAAAGAGCTCCGAGAACGACTTTTAGACGTATACGATGGGTCAACGGTAACTTTCGGGGATCTCCTCAAATACACGTATCGTCGAACGGACCTCGTTGAACCACACTGTCGTAGTGCCTTGGAAACCCTTGAAACAAAAGATAAGATTAGAGTTGACCGAGGTGATTCAGATCGAGGATTTAAGGAAGAGTATGAAATTGAGTTTAAACCCCAAAATCAACGACTTACTGACTTTAGTTAG
- a CDS encoding SPL family radical SAM protein, with amino-acid sequence MSEDYDEVRTGDDPTKAILSESGLNSKHLCDYVVNVATGCRHGCKFCYVPSTPNIRTRPDMLEKEVDVENGQKEWGSYVLYRHGLGERLDAHLDRKRKWNKTRRGRGVVGVSFSTDCYMDGKAGKITRNVVQALTSHEKYTRVLTRNPILALQDVDVFIEGGEYVTIGSSIPCMNADQVAAIEPNAPAPEHRLRGLKEFNEHGVQTFVSMSPTYPTQNKDDLREQLERLAECDPAVVFHEPINPRGGNFEMTVQAARDAGQKELAEELDQLRDRERWVEYATNHLQWVQDIGHELGLPVHLWPDKQLIKHVSDEEQVWLQSWRDRQSPEEFAERETPSTAPPTCPVQVE; translated from the coding sequence ATGTCTGAGGATTACGACGAAGTACGAACTGGGGACGACCCAACGAAGGCGATCCTCAGTGAATCTGGACTTAACAGCAAGCATCTCTGTGACTACGTCGTTAACGTTGCCACTGGCTGTCGGCACGGGTGCAAATTCTGTTACGTCCCGTCAACGCCGAACATCCGTACCCGCCCAGATATGCTTGAGAAAGAGGTGGATGTGGAGAACGGCCAGAAAGAGTGGGGGAGTTATGTCCTCTACCGACATGGACTTGGCGAGCGACTTGACGCACATCTCGATCGTAAGCGGAAGTGGAACAAAACGAGACGTGGTCGCGGTGTCGTTGGTGTTTCCTTTTCTACCGATTGCTATATGGATGGAAAGGCAGGAAAAATTACGCGTAACGTTGTTCAGGCACTTACGAGCCACGAGAAGTACACGCGCGTTCTAACGCGAAATCCAATTCTTGCACTTCAGGATGTGGATGTATTTATCGAGGGTGGTGAATACGTCACGATTGGCTCGTCAATCCCTTGTATGAATGCCGATCAAGTAGCTGCTATCGAACCGAATGCCCCAGCACCGGAACACCGTCTTCGCGGACTCAAAGAATTCAACGAACATGGGGTGCAGACGTTCGTGAGTATGAGTCCAACCTATCCAACGCAGAACAAGGATGACCTTCGTGAGCAACTTGAGCGTTTGGCGGAGTGTGATCCAGCAGTTGTCTTCCACGAACCAATCAATCCCCGTGGTGGGAACTTCGAAATGACTGTACAGGCCGCTCGAGATGCAGGTCAAAAGGAATTGGCAGAGGAGTTAGACCAACTCCGTGACCGTGAGCGGTGGGTTGAATACGCGACGAATCATCTGCAGTGGGTCCAGGATATCGGTCATGAGCTAGGGTTGCCGGTGCATCTGTGGCCGGATAAACAGTTGATAAAGCACGTTTCTGATGAAGAGCAGGTGTGGTTACAATCGTGGCGCGATCGGCAGTCACCAGAGGAATTTGCGGAGCGGGAGACGCCTTCTACAGCACCACCGACGTGTCCTGTTCAAGTGGAGTAA